The Parafrankia discariae genomic sequence CCGGTGGCACCGTGCCGGCGCACCGACGGCGGCGGCCCGGCGCGGGGAGCCCCGGCCGAGGGCCGGCGGACCGGCGGCCGGCCGACCGGCGCGGACCACGCGGGGACCAGGCTGTTCGGTGGTCGTTCCGGGCCGGACGGACCCGGACGGACATGGATTCGGCTCCATGGTACGGCCGAGACGCGCATGCCCTACCCCATCTTCGGCATCGTGGAGATCGCCACCGACGGTGGCGATCTCCACAGCGGGGCCCCGGGCCGGGCGGCGCACCGGGGGCACACCGGGTGTCCGTACCGATTTCCGCCCGGTGACCAGCGCAGTATCCTGCCGTGCCACGACGTGGAACCTTCCAGGAGAGTCATGACAAGTCCCTACGGCGGTGGACCGCCCGGCCCGCGGCCCGGACCTGGGCAGCCCGCTCCTGGACAGCCACCCTGGGGCGGCGGCGCGCCCGGTGGGTACGGCCCCCCGCCCGGCACCGGGCCGTACCCCGGGCCACCGCCCGGCGGGTCGTACCCCGGGCCACCGCCCGGCGGGTCGTACCCCGGGGCCCCGCCCGGCGGCCCGTACCCGGGCCGGCCGGCTGGTGGCCCGACGTCCTTCCCCGGCCCGCCGTCGCCGGTCGGGCCGTACGCCGCTCCTGGGCCCGCGGGACCGCCGGGACCGCCGGGACCGCAGCCGTGGGCGCAGCCGGCGCCCGCCGGCTGGCCCGCGGGGCCGCGGTGCCGGATCTGCGGCGCGGCTCCGGCCGTGCCGGCGACGATCCGCGGACATCAGGGCTTCATCATCTTCATGCGGTTCCGCTCCGAACACGGACCGTTCTGCCGCACCTGCGGCACCGCGACACTGCGCACCATGAACGCGCGGACGCTCTGGCAGGGCTGGTGGGGCATCGCCTCGCCGTTCATCACCCCGGTGATCCTGCTGCTGAACTTCACCGAGCACTCGAAGATCGGCAGGCTGCCCCCGCCGGGGCCCGCCCTCGCCCCGCCGCTGCGGCCCGGGCGCCCGCTGTTCCGCCGGCCCGAGGCCCTCGGCCTGCTGGTCCCGCTCCTCGTGCTGGCGCTGGTCGTGGCGGCGATCGCGACCCGCGACCCGGACGGGGGCGGGGCCCGCTCCGGCGACTGCGTCCGCCGGGACGGCCAGCGGATCTCGATCGTCGACTGCTCGTCACCCCGGGCTCAGTACGTCGTCCTGAGCAGGCTGGACGGCGACTCCGACGCCCGATGCGACCTCTGGGCACGGACCACCGCGAGCTACACGCAGACCGGGCCCGGGCCTGACTTCGTCCTGTGCCTCGGGCCGGTGCCCGGCGCGGGAGCGGGGCAGCCCGGCCAGGGTGACCAGCCCGGCCAGCCCGGCGTGCCGGGCCAGCAGGGGACGACACGCAACGCGAGCGCTCAGGGCTCAGGCTCCGGGCAGCCCGGCCGGGTCGTCTGAGCGGGGCGGGTCCTCCTCCCGGGCGGGCAACGCGTCGTCGATTTCGAAGTAGGCGGGCAACGGCCGGTGCCCCGACAGGTGCAGTACCCGCACCAGGCGCCGGCCGGCCAGCGAGCGGACGTCGCCGACCGCGTCGTTGTGGAACTGGCGGGCCAGGGCCACCCGGGCCGCCGCCGAGTCGACGGCGGCCACCTCCGCCGGGGCGTGCCGCCCCACGGCGACCACGGCCGGGGCACGCAACGCCCGGCTCAGCTCGTTCTCCGCGTCCTCCGCGGCGGTGCCCAGCCCGGCGCCGGCGAGCAGGTCGGCGTGGCCGACCCGGGCTCGCCCGGCCGCGCCGGCGAGCTCGGCGAGGTCGCGGCGGGTGGCGAGCTCGTACGCCGCGTCGGCCCGGGCGACGAGCTGGGTCACGAGTCCGGCGCGCGTCGCGTCGACCCGGCCGGCCAGCCGGTCGAGCCGGCTCGCCAGCCAGGTCAGGTAGGTGGCGATCACCACGACGGCCACCACCACGACCACCACGCCTGTCATCTCGCGCAGCGTAGTCAACCGCGGTGGACAGATCACCGCCGGTAGGTGGTCCCGGCCGGCCGGCTCAGCTCTCCTCGGGGGCGGCCACCGACACCGGGCGGTCGCCGGAGATCATCTCGTACACACCGACGATGCGCTGCGCGATCACCCTCCAGTCGTACTGGGCGACGACGGCGCGACCACGCTCGGCCAGCCGGGCCCGCTCGGCGGGGTCCTCGAGCAGCTCGGCCAGGTTCGCCGCCAGCTCCGCCGGCTCCCCCACCCCGAACAGCCGCCCGGCCCGCCCGTTGTCGAGCACCCGCCGGAAGGCGTCGATGTCGCTCGCGACCACCGGCGTCCCCGCCGCCATCGCCTCGAGCAGCACGATCCCGAAGCTCTCCTGCCCGGTGTTCGGGGCGCAGTACACGCTGCCGGAGGCGAACACCGCGGCCTTGTCGGCCTCCGGGACGAGCCCGACGAGATCGACCCGTCCGAGCAGCGCGGGGTCGATACGGGCGCGCACCGCCTCGGTGTCGCCGGGGCCGGCGACCAGCAGCCGGACGTCCGGCACCCGCTCGACGAGCAGCGGGAACGCGGCCATCAGCACGTCCAGGCCCTTGCGCGGCTCGTCGATCCGGCCGAGGAAGGCAACCGTCGGCGCGGTGCCGTAGCCGGGCAGCGGGCGGGCGTCGGCGAAGGCCCGCACGGCCACCCCGTTCGGGATGAGAATCGCGCCGGTGCCGAGGTGCTCCACCAGCGTGCGCCGCGCCGCCTCGGACACCGCGATCCGCGCCCGCAGCTTCTCCAGCGACGGCCGCAGCGCGCGGTGCCCCGCGGTGAGGATTCTGGACCTGGGGTTGGCGGTGTGGAAGGTGGCGACCAGCGGGCCGTCGGCGAGCATGCAGGCCAGCAGGCTGACGCTGGGCGCGGTCGGCTCGTGCGCGTGCAGCACGTCGAAGTCGTGCTCGCGCAGCCACCGGCGCACCCGGGCGGCCGAGACCGGCCCCATGAGCAGCCGGGCCACCGAGCCGTTGTAGGGCACCGGCACCGCGCGGCCGGCGTCCACGGCGTAGGCCGGCAGCGTGGACTCGTCGTCCACCGGGGTGATCACCGAGACCTCGTGCCCGGCGTCGAGCAGCGTCTCGGCGAGGTCCCGCACGTGCGCCTGGACGCCCCCGGGCACGTCCCAGGTGTAGGGGCAGGCGAGTCCGATCCTCACCGCCGGCCGCTCCTCACGACGGGTCGGGCCAGATCCGCTGGAGCATGTGCCAGTCGGCGGGATGCGCGGCGATGCCGGCGGCGAACTCGTCCGCGAGCCGCTGGGTCATGGTCGGGATGTCGGTGTGCCCGACCTCGGGGTGGATCCGCGCGCTCCAGCCGTCGTCGTCGAACCAGAGCGTGACCGGCAGCAGGATGGCCCCGGTGCGCAGCGCGAGCGCGGCCGGACCCGGCGGCATGGTGGCCGTCGCGCCGAAGAAGGTGACGGCGACCCCGGCGGAGGTGAGGTCGCGGTCCGCCAGCAGGCACAGGGCGCCGCCGGCCCGCAGCCGCTCGGCCAGCAGGTCCGCCGGCGGCTGCGTGCCGCCGGTCAGCGGGATGACCTCCATGCCGAGCGCGGTGCGGAACCGGACGAACCGCTCGAAGAGCTCCTCGGGACGCAGCCGCTCGGCCACCGTCGTGAACGGGATGCCGGTGGCCACCAGCCACGCCCCGGCCTGCTCCCAGTTCCCCATGTGCGGCAGCGCCAGGATGACGCCCCGACCGGTCGCGTGCGCGCGGCGCAGCCGGTCCTCGTCGAGCACCCGCATGGCGCCGACCAGCCGGTGGGTCGGCAGGTCCTGGAGGCGGAAGACCTCCATCCAGTACCGCGCGTAGGAGCGCAGCGCGGACCGGGTCAGCGCGTCGAGGTCGGTGCCCGGCGGCACGACCCGGGCCAGGTTGGCGCGCAGCCGCGCCGTCCCGCGCCCGCCGCGGCGGTGGGCGAGATCCGCGGCGCGGGCGAAGCACCAGGCGGCGACGCGCTCGGGCAGCAGCCGGACGAGACGCCACCCCAGCACGTAGCCGAGCAGCGTCACCCGCCCCGCGGACGTCATCGACGGTCGGTTCCGGTTCGGGCGGTCAGTGGCCGGGAGCGATCCGCGGCACCGCGGGCACCGACGGCTGCTGCGGCTGGTGTGCCGGCGTCGCCGCCGGCGGCGTGTCGCCCGCGCCGGCCGGGATGGGGGCACCGTCCGGACCGCTGCCCGCGGTCATGACCGAGGCGGACCCGGACGGGTCGCCGCCCGCCGCGCCGGGCTGCCCGGCCGCCGGGTCGGACGCCGGTGCGCCGGCCGGCGGGGCGAGGGTGGGCCGCCCGGACCGGACGAACTGCCGGTGCACGTGCACCACCCGCTGGCTCACGGTGAGCAGGGTCGCCCCGACCAGGAACCACAGCGCCACGGGCAACAGGTAGGGCACGCCCAGGCCGTACAGACCGGCGGCCACGAGCAGGATCAGCAGACGCTCGCCCCGCTCGGCGAACCCGACGTCGCAGCTGAACCCCAGGCCCTCGGCACGGGCCTTCACATACGAGGTCACCGAGCCGGCGACCAGGCAGAGCAGCGCCGCGCCCGCCAACGGCAGCGAGTCACCGTCGCCCGCGTACCAGATCACCAGCGACCCGAAGATCGCGCCGTCGCCGACCCGGTCGGAGGTCGAGTCCAGGAACGCGCCCCACTTGGAGGAGATGCCGCGGGCCCGGGCGATCACCCCGTCCATCAGGTCCGAGAAGACGAACAGGGTGATGACGAGCGTTCCGACGAAGAACACCCCGCGGGTGAAGAAGCCGAGGGCCCCACCGGCCACCCCGATCGTGCCGATCACCGTCACCATGTCGGGTGACACCGACGAGCGCGCGGCCCACTCGCTCAACGGATCGAGCACCTTCTGGATCTGGGGTCGCGCCTTGCTTGCGAGCATGTCCGTCCCGTCGTCTCTGGCGTACCGCCCGGGTTGGGCGGTCTCACAGTACCGCCGTCACGATCCGCTCATATCCGATCACGATCAGAGCCCGGGTTGTGCTACACGTCACAGCAGAGGACTCTTCGGGTACATACCAGTGCCCGCGGCGGACACCCGACAGACACGGCAAGCAAGGCACGGCAGGCACAGCACGCCCGCGGGGCACGGCCCCTCGGCCGGCCGCGGGCACCGCGAGCCAGGCGGGTCCGCGCCGGTGGAGTCGCGCCGGCGCACCGACTCCGCCGCACCCTGCAGGGAGGCCGGAATGTCAGCAACTCCGCGCGATGTGCGCAACGTGGTCCTCGTCGGGCACACCGGTGCCGGCAAGACGACCCTGCTGCGCCATCTCCTCCAGGTGGCCGAGTTCCTCGACGAGCGGTCCACCGCCACCATCACGCCGGCCGCCGACGGCAACGGCAACGGCACAGCCGGGAGGAGTGGCAACGGCCGTGCCGATGCCAACGGCACCGGCGGCCAGGCCGGGGGCGGGGGCGACGGGGGCGCGCCCGGGGTGGGTGCCGCCGGGGGCGGCGCGGGCACGGTCCCCGGCGGAGAACCGGCCCAGCGGAGCATCTCGCTCGTCCTGGCCTCCCTGCGCCACCGTGGCCTCGCGGTGAACCTGCTGGACACCCCCGGCTACCCGGACTTCGTCGGGGAGCTGCGGGCGGGCCTGCGCGCGGCGGACGCCGCCCTGTTCGTCATCAGCGCCCTCGAGGGCATCGACGGCTCGACCAGGATGCTCTGGGAGGAGTGCGCGGCCGTCGGCATGCCCCGCGCGATAGCCATCACCCGGCTGGACCATCCCCGGGCCGACTTCGACGCGACCCTGCTCGCCTGCCAGGAGACCTTCGGCGTGGGAGTCCTGCCCGCGTACCTGCCCGAACCCGGCGGCGGGCAGGCGTCCCGGCTCGTCGCCCTGCTCACCGGACGGGTGGTCGAGTACTCGGCCGGCACCCGCCTCGAGCACGAGCCCGCCGCCGAGCTGACCGGCCCGGCGGGGGCGGCCCGCGGCGCGCTGGTCGAGGGGATCATCGCCGAGAGCGAGGACGAGAGCCTGCTGGAGCGGTACCTCGGCGGCGAGGAGCTGGACCCCAAGATGCTGCTCGACGACCTGGAGACCGCGGTGGCGCGCGGATCGTTCTACCCCGTCCTGCCGCTCGCGGTGCCGGCCCGCGCCGCCGCCGGGGCGCGTGGGGTGCCACCCGGCCTGGGCACCGTCGAGCTGCTCGACCTGTTCGCGCACGCCTTCCCGTCCCCGCGCGAGCACCCGCTGCCCAGCCTCACCCGCCCGGACGGCGCACCGTGCCCACCGGCGGTCGGCGACCCGGCCGGGCCACTGGTCGCCGAGATCGTCCGCACCACCACCGACCCGTACATCGGCCGGATGTCCCTCGTCCGGGTCTTCTCCGGCATCCTGCGCCCCGACGCGGCCGTACACGTCTCAGGCCACGGACGGGCCGCCGCCGGACATCCCGACCACGACGACGACGAGCGGGTCGGGGCGCTCTCGCAGGCCGTCGGGATCGCCCTGCACTCGGTCGACGAGTGCGCCGCCGGCGGGATCTGCGTGATCACCCGGCTGTCCACCGCCGAGACCGGCGACACCCTCTCCGACCCGGCGGACCCGCGCCACCTGCCCGCCTGGACGATGCCGGAACCGCTGCTGCCCGTCGCGGTGCGCGCGCCGGCCCGCTCCGACGAGAGCAAGCTCTCCGCGGCGCTGGGCCGCGTCTGCGCCGAGGACCCCACCCTGGCCGTGGCGCAGGACGCCGAGACCGGCCAGCTCGTCCTGTGGTGCATGGGCGAGGCGCACTGCGACGTCGTCCTGGACCGCCTGCGGGAGCGGTTCGGCGTCACCCTCGAGAAGATCCCGCTGCGGGTGCCCATGCGGGAGACTCTGCGCGGGCCGGCCGAGGGCGTCGGACGGCTGGTGAAGCAGTCGGGCGGGCACGGGCAGTACGCGATCTGCCGCCTGCGGGTCGAGCCGCTGCCCGCGGGCAGCGGCTTCGAGTTCGTGGACGAGGTCGTCGGCGGCGCGGTCCCCCGCCAGTTCATCCCCTCGGTGGAGAAGGGGGTCCGGGCCCAGCTGGAACGGGGCCTGCAGGCCGGGTTCCCCGCCGTCGACCTCCGGGTGCGGCTGGTCGACGGAAAGGCGCACAGCGTCGACTCGTCCGACCTGGCCTTCCAGGCTGCCGGCGGCCTGGCGCTGCGGGAGGCCGCCCGCGCGGCCGGCGTGGTGCTGCTCGAACCCGTCCTGGAGGTCCACGTGACCGTGCCCGACGAGCACGTCGGCGCGGTGATCAGCGACGTCTCCGCGCGGCGCGGCCGGGTCGTGGGGATGGCGCCGGTCGGCAACGGCGATCCGGAGGGCCCGCCGCGCACCGCCGTCCACGCGGAGATCCCCGCGGCCGAGATGACCCGCTACGCGGTGGACCTGCGCTCCGTGAGCCACGGAACGGGCCTGTTCAGCCGCCGCCCGCTCGGCTACGAGCCGGTTCCCGACCATCTGAGGGCCAGGTTCACCGAGCAGTAGTGACCCCGCCCAGAGTGACCCCGCCCGGGTGACAGCGGGTGACGAAAAACGGCCGCCCACCCGCTCCGCGCGGGTGGGTCAGGCCGTCCGCTCGGTGCGCCGCCATGCCTGCGCGAGCAGCTCCCGGGTCTGGCCGAGCAGCGCCGGCAGCACCCGGGTCGCGCCGACGACGGGCATGAAGTTCGTGTCACCGCCCCAGCGCGGAACAACATGCTGGTGCACATGGGACGCGATTCCCGCACCGGCAACCGAGCCCAGATTCATACCGGTGTTGAACCCGTGCGCGCCGCTGGCCACCCGCAACGCGCGCAGCGCGTGCTGGACGAACAACGACATCTCCACCGTCTCGTCGTAGTCCATCTCGGCGTAGTCGGCGACGTGACGGTAGGGAACCACCATCAAATGGCCGGCGTTGTATGGATACAAATTAAGAACGGCGTATACGGATTTTCCCCGCGCGACCACGAGACCGTCCTCGTCCGTCATCGCCACGATGGCGCAGAAGGGGCACTCGTCGTCCGGGGACCGCCCCGCTCCCTTGATGTAAGCCATGCGATGCGGCGTGTAAAGACGCTGGAAGGCGTCCGGATGGCCGACACCCGCCTGCTCGTCGAGGGGCGTGCCGTCCGGCGCCGCGGTCGCGCTCACCAGCCCGGCCCCGACACCGGCGGGATCGGCTCCCCTCGGCCCCGCCCTCCGACCTGCGCAACCCTCACCACGCTGCCGCCTCCCGCGCCCCGCGAGCCCCGACCCGCCGCCGCCGATCACCAGCCGGCCCACCGGTACCCGTCCGAGACACCACGGTACCCATCCGCGTGCCACGCGCGGGTGGCCGGCGCAGGCCGCCCGCGGCAGCGAGGGACGGGGCGTTCGACCGCCCGTCCGGGGTCCAGGATGGCTACCGAGGGCGCGGTACGGGGCCGCCGCCCGCAGTGCCTCCTGGAGCCGCACATGTCGATCGACCGCCTGCGCATCACGGGGCACACCGGGGCACCGGCCCCGGGGCCGGCCCGGGCCACCCCGGCGTTCCTGCGCGAGCTGCTCGCCGACCCGCTCAGCCTCTTCACCCGGCTGCGCGCCAGCTACGGCCCGATCGTCCGGGTGCCCGTCGGGCGCGGCGGCTTCCACCTCGTGTGCGACCCCGACGCGGTCGAGCAGGTCCTGGTGCGCGAGCAGCGCGCCTACGCCAAGGGCCTGCGTCGGCGCACCATGCCGCCGGGCGAGGGCGTCCAGCCGCTGGCGCTGCTGCTCGGGTCGGGCCTGCTCACCAGCGGCGGCGACCTGCACCGGACCCGCCGCCGGCTGATCCAGCCGATGTTCCACCACGAGCGGATCGCCGGCTACGGCGCGGCGGTCTCCGAACTGTCCCGCGCCGCCGCGCTGGGCTGGGCGGACGGCTCGCGCCGGGAGGTCCACACCGACATGAGCGAGCTGACCCTCGCCATCGTCGCCCGCACCGTGTTCGGCGTCGACGTCGACAGCGAGGTCGTCCGGCGAGTGCGCCGCGCCGTCGCCGCGAACATGCGCCTGTCCCGGCTGGCGGTGCTCCCGGGAGCCCTGCGCCTGCAGCGGCACCTGCCGCTCGGCCCGCTGCGGGCGGCCCACGACGCGCGGGACGACCTCACCGCCGTGGTCATGGAACTGATCGAGCAGCGCAGATCCCGCGGCGCGGCCGGTTCCGACCTGCTGTCCACCCTGCTGGCGGCCCGCGACGCCGACACCGGCGCCCCGCTGGACGACACCTCGATCCGCGACGAGGCGCTGACCATCCTGCTGGCCGGCCACGAGACCACCGCGAACGCGATGACCTGGGCCTACCACCTGCTCGCCGGCAACCCGCAGGCCCGCGACCGGATGCACGCCGAACTCGACGACGTCCTCGGCGGCCGCGAGCCGACCACCGGGGACCTGACCGAGCTGCCCTACACCCGGGCCGTGTTCAGCGAGACCCTGCGCCTGTACCCGCCCGCCTGGGTCCTGCTGCGCCGCACGACGAGGGACGTCACCCTCGCCGGCCACCACCTGCCCGCGGACACGAACGTCCTGCTGAGCCAGTGGGTGATCCACCGGGATCCCACCTGGTGGCCCGCCCCCGGGGAGTTCCGCCCGCAGCGGTGGCTGACCCCCGACCCCAGCCGCCCGAAGTACGCCTACTTCCCCTTCGGGGGCGGAACCCGCCAGTGCATCGGCAACACGTTCGCCGAGATGGAAGGCGCCCTGGCCCTGGCCGCGATCAGCTCCGTCCGAACCCTGGCGCCAACCCCCGGCCGCCCGGTGACCCCCGTCCCCCGAGTAACCCTGCGCCCCCGATCCCTGCAGATGACCGCCCGCCCCCGCGTTCCCCACCCCACCCCCGCCACCCACCAGCCCCACTAGCCCTCACGCCATCACCCACCAGCCCTCACGCCACCAGCCGCACCGGCACACGTCACCAGCCACAGCCACACCTCAGCCCCTCCGCCCACCAGCCGCACAGCACCCCCAGCCACCAGCCGGCACCCCCACCAAAGTGCCACCCCAAACAACAAAAAACCCCCCAGCCAACCACCTGGGGGGTTCGGGGGGCTGGGCCCCCCGGCAGACACAACGCGAGACCCCCGGAAAGATCCCCCAAAGGGGATCGACCAGAAAGCCCCCGATCGCGTGGGCGTACGTGGTTTCGAACCACGGACCTCTGCCGTGTGAAGGCAGCGCTCTACCACT encodes the following:
- a CDS encoding glycosyltransferase family 4 protein; translated protein: MRIGLACPYTWDVPGGVQAHVRDLAETLLDAGHEVSVITPVDDESTLPAYAVDAGRAVPVPYNGSVARLLMGPVSAARVRRWLREHDFDVLHAHEPTAPSVSLLACMLADGPLVATFHTANPRSRILTAGHRALRPSLEKLRARIAVSEAARRTLVEHLGTGAILIPNGVAVRAFADARPLPGYGTAPTVAFLGRIDEPRKGLDVLMAAFPLLVERVPDVRLLVAGPGDTEAVRARIDPALLGRVDLVGLVPEADKAAVFASGSVYCAPNTGQESFGIVLLEAMAAGTPVVASDIDAFRRVLDNGRAGRLFGVGEPAELAANLAELLEDPAERARLAERGRAVVAQYDWRVIAQRIVGVYEMISGDRPVSVAAPEES
- a CDS encoding elongation factor G-like protein EF-G2, producing the protein MSATPRDVRNVVLVGHTGAGKTTLLRHLLQVAEFLDERSTATITPAADGNGNGTAGRSGNGRADANGTGGQAGGGGDGGAPGVGAAGGGAGTVPGGEPAQRSISLVLASLRHRGLAVNLLDTPGYPDFVGELRAGLRAADAALFVISALEGIDGSTRMLWEECAAVGMPRAIAITRLDHPRADFDATLLACQETFGVGVLPAYLPEPGGGQASRLVALLTGRVVEYSAGTRLEHEPAAELTGPAGAARGALVEGIIAESEDESLLERYLGGEELDPKMLLDDLETAVARGSFYPVLPLAVPARAAAGARGVPPGLGTVELLDLFAHAFPSPREHPLPSLTRPDGAPCPPAVGDPAGPLVAEIVRTTTDPYIGRMSLVRVFSGILRPDAAVHVSGHGRAAAGHPDHDDDERVGALSQAVGIALHSVDECAAGGICVITRLSTAETGDTLSDPADPRHLPAWTMPEPLLPVAVRAPARSDESKLSAALGRVCAEDPTLAVAQDAETGQLVLWCMGEAHCDVVLDRLRERFGVTLEKIPLRVPMRETLRGPAEGVGRLVKQSGGHGQYAICRLRVEPLPAGSGFEFVDEVVGGAVPRQFIPSVEKGVRAQLERGLQAGFPAVDLRVRLVDGKAHSVDSSDLAFQAAGGLALREAARAAGVVLLEPVLEVHVTVPDEHVGAVISDVSARRGRVVGMAPVGNGDPEGPPRTAVHAEIPAAEMTRYAVDLRSVSHGTGLFSRRPLGYEPVPDHLRARFTEQ
- a CDS encoding LppU/SCO3897 family protein, encoding MNARTLWQGWWGIASPFITPVILLLNFTEHSKIGRLPPPGPALAPPLRPGRPLFRRPEALGLLVPLLVLALVVAAIATRDPDGGGARSGDCVRRDGQRISIVDCSSPRAQYVVLSRLDGDSDARCDLWARTTASYTQTGPGPDFVLCLGPVPGAGAGQPGQGDQPGQPGVPGQQGTTRNASAQGSGSGQPGRVV
- a CDS encoding phosphatidylinositol mannoside acyltransferase yields the protein MTSAGRVTLLGYVLGWRLVRLLPERVAAWCFARAADLAHRRGGRGTARLRANLARVVPPGTDLDALTRSALRSYARYWMEVFRLQDLPTHRLVGAMRVLDEDRLRRAHATGRGVILALPHMGNWEQAGAWLVATGIPFTTVAERLRPEELFERFVRFRTALGMEVIPLTGGTQPPADLLAERLRAGGALCLLADRDLTSAGVAVTFFGATATMPPGPAALALRTGAILLPVTLWFDDDGWSARIHPEVGHTDIPTMTQRLADEFAAGIAAHPADWHMLQRIWPDPS
- a CDS encoding HIT family protein yields the protein MSATAAPDGTPLDEQAGVGHPDAFQRLYTPHRMAYIKGAGRSPDDECPFCAIVAMTDEDGLVVARGKSVYAVLNLYPYNAGHLMVVPYRHVADYAEMDYDETVEMSLFVQHALRALRVASGAHGFNTGMNLGSVAGAGIASHVHQHVVPRWGGDTNFMPVVGATRVLPALLGQTRELLAQAWRRTERTA
- a CDS encoding cytochrome P450, giving the protein MSIDRLRITGHTGAPAPGPARATPAFLRELLADPLSLFTRLRASYGPIVRVPVGRGGFHLVCDPDAVEQVLVREQRAYAKGLRRRTMPPGEGVQPLALLLGSGLLTSGGDLHRTRRRLIQPMFHHERIAGYGAAVSELSRAAALGWADGSRREVHTDMSELTLAIVARTVFGVDVDSEVVRRVRRAVAANMRLSRLAVLPGALRLQRHLPLGPLRAAHDARDDLTAVVMELIEQRRSRGAAGSDLLSTLLAARDADTGAPLDDTSIRDEALTILLAGHETTANAMTWAYHLLAGNPQARDRMHAELDDVLGGREPTTGDLTELPYTRAVFSETLRLYPPAWVLLRRTTRDVTLAGHHLPADTNVLLSQWVIHRDPTWWPAPGEFRPQRWLTPDPSRPKYAYFPFGGGTRQCIGNTFAEMEGALALAAISSVRTLAPTPGRPVTPVPRVTLRPRSLQMTARPRVPHPTPATHQPH
- the pgsA gene encoding phosphatidylinositol phosphate synthase, whose amino-acid sequence is MLASKARPQIQKVLDPLSEWAARSSVSPDMVTVIGTIGVAGGALGFFTRGVFFVGTLVITLFVFSDLMDGVIARARGISSKWGAFLDSTSDRVGDGAIFGSLVIWYAGDGDSLPLAGAALLCLVAGSVTSYVKARAEGLGFSCDVGFAERGERLLILLVAAGLYGLGVPYLLPVALWFLVGATLLTVSQRVVHVHRQFVRSGRPTLAPPAGAPASDPAAGQPGAAGGDPSGSASVMTAGSGPDGAPIPAGAGDTPPAATPAHQPQQPSVPAVPRIAPGH